In Streptomyces sp. SID8374, one genomic interval encodes:
- a CDS encoding cold-shock protein, with protein sequence MPTGKVKWFNSEKGFGFLSRDDGGDVFVHSSVLPAGVDALKPGQRVEFGVVAGQRGDQALSVVVLDPTPSVAAAQRRKPDELASIVQDLTTVLENITPQLERGRYPDKAAGAKIAGLLRAVADQLDV encoded by the coding sequence GTGCCCACCGGCAAGGTGAAGTGGTTCAACAGCGAGAAGGGCTTCGGCTTCCTCTCCCGCGACGACGGCGGCGACGTCTTCGTGCACTCGTCGGTACTCCCTGCCGGGGTCGACGCACTCAAGCCCGGCCAGCGTGTGGAGTTCGGCGTGGTCGCGGGCCAGCGCGGTGACCAGGCCCTGTCCGTGGTGGTCCTCGACCCCACCCCGTCCGTCGCGGCCGCCCAGCGCCGCAAGCCGGACGAGCTGGCGTCGATCGTGCAGGACCTGACGACGGTCCTGGAGAACATCACGCCCCAGCTGGAGCGCGGCCGCTACCCGGACAAGGCCGCGGGCGCGAAGATCGCGGGCCTGCTGCGCGCGGTCGCGGACCAGCTGGACGTGTAG
- a CDS encoding 1,4-dihydroxy-6-naphthoate synthase, which yields MTTEAHPGPIEIAFSPCPNDTFVFDAWAHGRVPGAPAPAVTFADIDITNGMAERGELDVLKVSYAVLPWVLEEYALLPCGGALGRGCGPLVLTKELGLDLTGRTVAVPSERSTAYLLFRLWAAEMVPGGVGEVVVMPFDEIMPAVRDGKVDAGLVIHEARFTYHTFGLHNLADMGRHWEDTTGLPIPLGAIIAKRSLGEETLRRLADTIRVSVRMAWDHPEVSRPYVQEHAQEMDPAVADQHIGLYVNEFTADLGEDGYAAVRGLLTRAAAEGLVPPLGPDALAFPAAP from the coding sequence ATGACCACTGAAGCGCACCCCGGCCCGATCGAGATCGCCTTCTCGCCCTGCCCCAACGACACGTTCGTCTTCGACGCCTGGGCCCACGGCCGGGTCCCCGGCGCGCCCGCGCCGGCCGTGACCTTCGCGGACATCGACATCACCAACGGCATGGCCGAGCGCGGCGAGCTGGACGTCCTGAAGGTGTCGTACGCGGTCCTGCCCTGGGTGCTGGAGGAGTACGCGCTCCTGCCCTGCGGCGGGGCGCTGGGCCGGGGCTGCGGCCCGCTCGTCCTCACCAAGGAGCTGGGCCTCGATCTGACGGGCCGGACCGTCGCCGTCCCGAGCGAGCGCTCCACGGCGTACCTGCTGTTCCGGCTCTGGGCGGCGGAGATGGTCCCGGGCGGGGTCGGCGAGGTCGTCGTCATGCCGTTCGACGAGATCATGCCGGCGGTCCGGGACGGAAAGGTCGACGCGGGCCTCGTCATCCACGAGGCCCGCTTCACGTACCACACCTTCGGGCTGCACAACCTGGCCGACATGGGACGCCACTGGGAGGACACCACCGGCCTGCCCATCCCCCTCGGCGCGATCATCGCCAAGCGCTCCCTGGGCGAGGAGACCCTGCGCCGCCTGGCCGACACCATCCGCGTCTCGGTCCGGATGGCCTGGGACCACCCCGAGGTCTCGCGGCCGTACGTCCAGGAGCACGCCCAGGAGATGGACCCGGCCGTCGCCGACCAGCACATCGGCCTGTACGTGAACGAGTTCACCGCCGACCTCGGCGAGGACGGCTACGCCGCGGTCCGCGGCCTGCTCACCCGCGCCGCGGCCGAGGGACTCGTACCGCCCCTCGGCCCGGACGCGCTGGCGTTCCCCGCAGCACCCTGA
- a CDS encoding futalosine hydrolase, with the protein MRVLVVTAVPVERDAVTRAFGGTDETLTLPGAELHRSGAFDVLAGGAGPAAAAAAAAFALASPPEPYGLVVSAGIGGGFAPAAPLGSLVVASDIVAADLGAETPDGFLPVTALGFGRDRFTPPPALVREVASATGAAPGPVLTVSTVTGTAARTAALLAAHPGALAEAMEGFGVAEAAERAGVPVLEVRAVSNTVGPRDRDAWRIGDALAALTAAFGKTAPVLEGWNRHDH; encoded by the coding sequence GTGCGTGTGCTCGTCGTGACCGCTGTCCCGGTGGAACGGGACGCGGTCACGCGTGCGTTCGGGGGTACCGACGAGACCCTCACCCTGCCGGGGGCCGAGCTGCACCGCAGCGGCGCGTTCGACGTCCTGGCGGGCGGGGCGGGCCCGGCGGCGGCAGCGGCGGCGGCGGCTTTCGCCCTCGCGTCGCCCCCGGAACCGTACGGGCTCGTCGTCTCCGCCGGGATCGGCGGCGGGTTCGCCCCCGCCGCCCCCCTCGGCTCGCTCGTCGTGGCGAGCGACATCGTCGCGGCCGACCTGGGCGCCGAGACCCCGGACGGCTTTCTCCCCGTCACCGCGCTCGGCTTCGGCCGGGACCGCTTCACGCCGCCGCCCGCGCTCGTACGGGAGGTGGCGTCGGCCACCGGCGCCGCGCCCGGCCCCGTCCTCACCGTCTCCACCGTGACCGGCACCGCCGCCCGCACCGCCGCCCTGCTCGCCGCGCACCCGGGCGCGCTGGCCGAGGCGATGGAGGGGTTCGGGGTGGCGGAAGCGGCCGAGCGGGCCGGGGTGCCCGTCCTGGAGGTGCGGGCAGTCTCGAACACCGTCGGCCCCCGCGACCGGGACGCCTGGCGCATCGGCGACGCGCTGGCGGCGCTCACAGCGGCGTTCGGGAAGACGGCACCCGTACTGGAAGGTTGGAACCGGCATGACCACTGA
- a CDS encoding DUF2771 domain-containing protein: MTVAFFSGKGRRIGVALGAVSAGLLVLSACDKPTPLATVTVGTTSVNTEAACYNDGEAIKESLIQGCLNKKADKTIEVAMDDKVRFGVDPEIADHGWTLFINGQQAEQEPFKKTYRTIPGSAFFASQTGEPASKTNVSIVETNGKKLTGIWQFELKKTS; encoded by the coding sequence ATGACCGTTGCGTTCTTCTCCGGTAAGGGCCGTCGTATCGGCGTCGCTCTTGGTGCCGTGTCCGCGGGACTCCTTGTCCTGTCCGCCTGCGACAAGCCGACGCCGCTCGCCACCGTGACGGTCGGCACGACGTCGGTGAACACCGAGGCGGCCTGCTACAACGACGGTGAGGCGATCAAGGAGTCGCTGATCCAGGGCTGCCTCAACAAGAAGGCCGACAAGACCATCGAGGTCGCGATGGACGACAAGGTCCGCTTCGGCGTCGACCCCGAGATCGCCGACCACGGCTGGACGCTCTTCATCAACGGCCAGCAGGCCGAGCAGGAGCCGTTCAAGAAGACCTACCGGACGATCCCCGGCAGCGCCTTCTTCGCCAGCCAGACGGGCGAGCCCGCCAGCAAGACGAACGTCTCCATCGTCGAGACGAACGGCAAGAAGCTCACCGGCATCTGGCAGTTCGAGCTCAAGAAGACGTCCTGA
- a CDS encoding MFS transporter — protein sequence MTAARSHDGPGPLRRAGRATGRALRSPFTGAARGIRKATHAHGAGESGLGKLIELHAVNGAGDVMITVALASTVFFSVPTDEARGRVALYLAITMAPFTLLAPVIGPLLDRLPHGRRAAMAGAMLARALLAITMSGAVATGGLELYPAALGVLVSSKAYGVVRSAVVPRLLPPKFSLVKANSRVTLAGLLATGVAAPIGAGLQTVGSAWPLYGACAIFIVGTFLAFTMPPKVDSAKGERRARLIDPQDHPHLPHLPEPVRRPVDRKQQRTKKGNGEKPPKERPPGLRSVGGSVLHGLQANAAHRALSGFLIFFLAFLLREHPMGGQSAAVSLAIVGVSAGVGNACGTAVGAWLRARGPEVIIATVLGLALGTAVLAAVFFSTAAVAALGAVAGFTQALSKLSLDAMIQRDVPEEVRTSAFARSETLLQMAWVVGGGIGIALPLNAVLGMSVAAGILALGAATSVRGLLGAARRGSPHPRVA from the coding sequence GTGACTGCCGCCAGGTCGCACGACGGTCCCGGCCCGCTCCGCAGGGCGGGACGGGCGACAGGTCGTGCCCTGCGCTCCCCGTTCACCGGTGCGGCGCGCGGAATCCGCAAGGCGACGCACGCCCATGGAGCCGGGGAATCCGGGCTCGGCAAACTCATCGAACTGCACGCGGTGAACGGCGCCGGTGACGTCATGATCACCGTCGCCCTCGCCTCCACGGTCTTCTTCTCCGTCCCGACGGACGAGGCGCGCGGGCGGGTCGCGCTCTACCTCGCGATCACCATGGCCCCCTTCACCCTGCTGGCCCCGGTGATCGGCCCGCTGCTGGACCGGCTGCCGCACGGCCGCCGGGCCGCGATGGCGGGCGCGATGCTGGCCCGCGCCCTGCTGGCCATCACCATGTCGGGGGCGGTCGCCACCGGCGGCCTGGAGCTGTACCCGGCGGCGCTGGGGGTGCTGGTCTCCTCGAAGGCGTACGGGGTGGTGCGCAGCGCGGTCGTGCCACGGCTGCTGCCACCGAAGTTCTCCCTGGTCAAAGCGAACTCACGGGTCACCCTGGCGGGGCTGCTCGCCACGGGGGTGGCGGCCCCGATCGGGGCCGGCCTCCAGACCGTCGGCTCCGCGTGGCCGCTCTACGGGGCCTGCGCGATCTTCATCGTGGGCACCTTCCTCGCCTTCACGATGCCGCCCAAGGTCGACTCCGCCAAGGGCGAGCGCCGGGCCCGCCTGATCGACCCGCAGGATCACCCCCACCTCCCCCACCTCCCGGAGCCCGTACGCCGCCCCGTCGACCGGAAACAGCAACGCACCAAGAAGGGCAACGGGGAGAAGCCGCCCAAGGAGCGCCCGCCCGGCCTCCGGTCCGTCGGCGGGTCGGTGCTCCACGGCCTCCAGGCCAACGCGGCGCACCGGGCCCTCTCCGGCTTCCTGATCTTCTTCCTGGCCTTCCTGCTGCGCGAGCACCCCATGGGCGGCCAGAGCGCGGCGGTCTCGCTCGCCATCGTCGGCGTGTCGGCAGGCGTCGGAAACGCCTGCGGTACGGCGGTGGGCGCCTGGCTCCGGGCGCGCGGGCCCGAGGTGATCATCGCGACGGTGCTGGGGCTCGCCCTGGGCACGGCGGTCCTCGCCGCGGTCTTCTTCTCCACCGCGGCGGTCGCCGCGCTCGGCGCGGTCGCCGGGTTCACCCAGGCCCTGTCCAAGCTGTCGCTGGACGCGATGATCCAGCGGGACGTCCCCGAGGAGGTCCGCACCTCCGCCTTCGCCCGGTCGGAGACGCTGCTCCAGATGGCGTGGGTGGTCGGCGGCGGCATCGGGATCGCGCTGCCGCTCAACGCGGTGCTCGGCATGTCGGTCGCCGCGGGCATCCTCGCCCTCGGCGCGGCCACGTCCGTACGGGGTCTCCTGGGGGCCGCGCGGCGCGGCTCGCCGCACCCCCGCGTGGCGTGA
- a CDS encoding DUF3027 domain-containing protein has protein sequence MSAATTRSRTARTARTPVPDRLCAEAVDLARAAAEEAAAPGVVGEHVGVVSEGDRVVTHYFESKEPGYRGWRWAVTVARASRAKNVTLDETVLLPGADALLAPEWVPWSERLRPGDMGPGDLLPTEAEDLRLEPGWTGEDEPPPNSIVSEELAELVDSEDAELTDRPVAVTSRGSIAAVAEELGTRRARVLSRYGLYEAADRWDEAFGPKTPMAQAAPATCVSCAFLIPMAGSLKQAFGVCANEFGPADGHVVSLAYGCGGHSEAAVMPKPVRPADHALDTMRVDEYALRPERDGGSVPSESDDASEDLGHS, from the coding sequence GTGAGTGCTGCGACGACGCGAAGCCGTACGGCCCGTACCGCCCGTACCCCCGTTCCCGACCGCCTGTGCGCCGAGGCGGTCGACCTCGCACGCGCGGCGGCGGAGGAAGCCGCCGCGCCCGGCGTGGTCGGTGAGCATGTCGGCGTGGTCTCCGAGGGGGACCGCGTCGTCACGCACTACTTCGAGTCCAAGGAGCCCGGCTACCGGGGCTGGCGCTGGGCGGTGACCGTCGCGCGGGCCTCCCGCGCGAAGAACGTCACCCTGGACGAAACGGTGCTGCTGCCGGGGGCCGACGCGCTCCTGGCGCCGGAGTGGGTGCCGTGGAGCGAGCGGCTGCGCCCCGGTGACATGGGCCCGGGCGACCTGCTGCCGACCGAGGCGGAGGACCTGCGCCTGGAGCCGGGCTGGACGGGCGAGGACGAGCCGCCGCCGAACTCGATCGTCTCCGAGGAGCTGGCCGAGCTCGTCGACTCGGAGGACGCGGAGCTGACGGACCGGCCCGTGGCCGTCACCAGCCGGGGCTCCATCGCGGCGGTGGCCGAGGAGCTGGGTACGCGGCGGGCGCGGGTGCTGTCGCGGTACGGGCTGTACGAGGCGGCCGACCGCTGGGACGAGGCGTTCGGGCCGAAGACCCCGATGGCGCAGGCGGCACCGGCGACGTGTGTGAGCTGTGCGTTCCTGATCCCGATGGCGGGCTCACTGAAGCAGGCCTTCGGGGTGTGCGCGAACGAGTTCGGCCCGGCGGACGGGCATGTGGTGTCGCTGGCGTACGGGTGTGGGGGGCACTCGGAGGCGGCGGTGATGCCGAAGCCGGTGCGGCCGGCGGATCATGCGCTGGACACGATGCGGGTGGACGAGTACGCGTTGCGCCCCGAGCGCGACGGCGGCTCGGTCCCGTCCGAGTCCGACGACGCGTCGGAGGACCTGGGCCACTCGTAG
- a CDS encoding molecular chaperone Hsp90, which yields MNATEGADPFGTARLRRGVLDAWGAGPARFREDANAEEDLALGGYRDRLVVELAQNAADAAARGGVPGKLRLTLHPAAPGDPDGRCVLAAANTGAPLDATGVESLSTLRASAKREGHESAVGRFGVGFAAVLAVSDEPAVLGRHGGVRWSLAEAREMARNAAVGSPGLGDELRRRDGHVPLLRLPLPAEGSAPDGYDTVVVLPLRDGTAEDLAARLLAAVDDALLLTLPGLAEVVIETPDGVRTLSRSVHGPYTHIDDSAHGLHRWRTVFHHGPVEPALLADRPVEERLRPHWSVTWAAPVDESGAPLRPRTAPVVHAPTPTDEPLGIPALLIASLPLDTARRHPAPGPLTDFLVERAADAYAELLGAWQPVSTGTIDLVPGPLGKGGLDGALRGAILARLPRVAFLEPAAPRDPEADQGWADDWDRTENTAPGTTALRPVEAEVVEGVGAETVRVLAEVLPSLLPAGLERRPELRTLGVARVPLTEAIDRLAGLERDPAWWHRLYDSLAGIDPDRLTGLPVPLAGDPEDEQAGRPPRTTIGPRQVLLPLPDALAGPVLARLSRLGLKVAHPDAAHPLLEKLGALPATPRAVLTTPQVRAAVAGSLDAGDIWDEGALDGDELAETVLTLVRDAELAPGDEPWLGALALPDEDGEPAPAGELVLPGSPFAQIMREGELALADHELAERWGEGPLTACGVLATFALVRATDVVLDPDELEPRDSDFAEPDDAGLLDAVDVWCEDLLDQLPETPVPPVATEIVAVRDLDLVDDDAWPQALAMLAQPPLRDALTQPVRVLLPDGTTQSVRPYTAWWLRDHPVLDGRRPAGLRAAGGDPVLAGLYDAVDATGFDDAQVLRALGVRTSVAALLDEPGGAAELLGRLADEDRPVTPVQLHALYTALAELDPDQVTLPDELRAVVDGEVAVVDAADAVIADAPDVLPLTEGLPLLPVAPSRAAELADLLQVRRLGETIEAGVTSEGEEHRVPESVRVLLGPATPDTYIEHPELRAGGVELDWRRTQDGVVHASTLEGVAAGLAWAAGQWPRRFEVAALLEDPSRTEELARDRWFD from the coding sequence ATGAATGCGACCGAGGGGGCCGATCCGTTCGGGACGGCACGGCTGCGGCGCGGCGTGCTCGACGCCTGGGGCGCGGGCCCCGCCCGCTTCCGGGAGGACGCCAACGCCGAGGAGGACCTCGCCCTCGGCGGCTACCGCGACCGCCTCGTCGTGGAGCTGGCCCAGAACGCCGCCGACGCCGCCGCCCGCGGAGGAGTCCCCGGCAAACTCCGCCTCACCCTGCACCCCGCCGCCCCCGGCGACCCCGACGGACGCTGCGTCCTGGCCGCCGCCAACACCGGCGCCCCCCTGGATGCCACCGGCGTCGAGTCCCTGTCCACCCTCCGGGCCTCCGCCAAGCGCGAGGGCCACGAGTCCGCCGTGGGGCGGTTCGGCGTCGGGTTCGCCGCCGTCCTCGCGGTCAGCGACGAACCGGCGGTGCTCGGCCGCCACGGTGGCGTCCGCTGGTCCCTGGCCGAGGCCCGCGAGATGGCCCGGAACGCGGCCGTCGGCTCTCCCGGCCTCGGCGACGAGCTGCGCCGCCGCGACGGCCACGTACCCCTGCTGCGCCTCCCGCTGCCCGCCGAGGGCTCCGCACCCGACGGGTACGACACCGTCGTCGTGCTGCCCCTGCGCGACGGCACCGCCGAGGACCTGGCGGCCCGGCTGCTGGCCGCAGTGGACGACGCGCTGCTGCTGACCCTGCCCGGCCTGGCCGAGGTCGTCATCGAGACCCCGGACGGGGTACGGACCCTGAGCCGGTCGGTCCACGGCCCGTACACGCACATCGACGACTCCGCGCACGGCCTGCACCGCTGGCGCACCGTCTTCCACCACGGCCCGGTCGAACCGGCCCTCCTCGCCGACCGCCCGGTCGAGGAGCGGCTGCGCCCCCACTGGTCGGTCACCTGGGCGGCCCCGGTCGACGAGTCCGGCGCCCCGCTCCGCCCCCGTACGGCCCCGGTCGTCCACGCCCCGACCCCCACCGACGAACCCCTCGGCATCCCCGCCCTGCTCATCGCCTCCCTCCCCCTGGACACCGCCCGCAGGCACCCCGCGCCCGGGCCGCTCACCGACTTCCTGGTGGAGCGGGCGGCCGACGCGTACGCGGAGCTGCTGGGCGCCTGGCAGCCGGTGTCGACCGGCACGATCGACCTGGTCCCCGGACCGCTCGGCAAGGGCGGCCTGGACGGGGCCCTGCGCGGCGCGATCCTGGCCCGGCTGCCGAGGGTCGCGTTCCTGGAGCCCGCCGCGCCCCGGGACCCCGAGGCGGATCAGGGCTGGGCGGACGACTGGGACCGTACGGAGAACACCGCCCCCGGCACCACCGCCCTCCGCCCCGTCGAGGCCGAGGTGGTCGAGGGTGTCGGAGCCGAGACCGTACGGGTCCTCGCCGAGGTGCTGCCCTCCTTGCTGCCCGCTGGCCTGGAACGCCGCCCCGAGCTCCGTACCCTCGGCGTCGCCCGCGTCCCCCTGACCGAGGCCATCGACCGCCTCGCCGGACTGGAGCGCGACCCCGCCTGGTGGCACCGGCTCTACGACAGCCTCGCGGGCATCGACCCCGACCGCCTCACCGGCCTCCCCGTCCCGCTCGCCGGTGATCCGGAGGACGAGCAGGCGGGCCGCCCGCCGCGCACCACCATCGGCCCCCGCCAGGTGCTGCTGCCCCTCCCGGACGCCCTCGCCGGCCCGGTACTCGCCCGCCTCTCCCGGCTCGGCCTCAAGGTCGCCCACCCGGACGCCGCCCACCCGCTCCTTGAGAAGCTGGGGGCCCTGCCCGCCACACCGCGCGCGGTGCTGACGACCCCTCAAGTGCGGGCGGCGGTAGCCGGATCGCTGGACGCGGGGGATATCTGGGACGAGGGCGCACTCGACGGCGACGAGCTGGCGGAGACCGTCCTCACCCTCGTACGCGACGCCGAACTCGCCCCCGGCGACGAGCCCTGGCTCGGCGCTCTCGCCCTCCCCGACGAGGACGGCGAACCGGCCCCAGCGGGCGAACTCGTCCTCCCCGGAAGCCCGTTCGCACAGATCATGCGGGAGGGTGAACTGGCCCTCGCCGACCACGAGTTGGCCGAGCGCTGGGGCGAGGGCCCGCTGACCGCCTGCGGGGTCCTGGCGACCTTCGCCCTCGTCCGGGCCACCGATGTCGTCCTCGACCCGGACGAACTGGAGCCCCGCGACAGCGACTTCGCCGAGCCGGACGACGCCGGGCTGCTGGACGCCGTCGACGTCTGGTGCGAGGACCTTCTCGACCAGCTGCCGGAGACCCCGGTGCCGCCGGTCGCCACCGAGATCGTCGCCGTACGGGATCTGGATCTGGTGGACGACGACGCCTGGCCGCAGGCGCTCGCGATGCTGGCGCAGCCGCCGTTGCGGGACGCGCTCACGCAGCCGGTGCGGGTGCTGCTCCCGGACGGGACGACCCAGTCCGTGCGCCCGTACACCGCGTGGTGGCTGCGCGACCACCCCGTACTGGACGGGCGTCGCCCCGCCGGACTGCGCGCGGCCGGCGGTGACCCGGTCCTGGCCGGGCTGTACGACGCGGTGGACGCCACCGGCTTCGACGACGCCCAGGTGCTGCGGGCCCTCGGGGTGCGCACCTCGGTCGCCGCTCTCCTCGACGAACCGGGCGGTGCGGCCGAGCTGCTGGGACGCCTGGCCGACGAGGACCGGCCCGTCACCCCCGTACAGCTGCACGCGCTCTACACGGCCCTCGCCGAACTCGACCCGGACCAGGTGACGTTGCCGGACGAGCTGCGGGCGGTGGTGGACGGGGAGGTGGCCGTGGTCGACGCGGCGGACGCCGTGATCGCGGACGCCCCGGACGTGCTGCCGCTGACGGAGGGGCTGCCGCTGCTGCCCGTAGCCCCGTCCCGGGCCGCCGAGTTGGCCGACCTCCTCCAGGTGCGTCGGCTCGGCGAGACGATCGAGGCGGGCGTCACCAGCGAGGGCGAGGAGCACCGCGTACCGGAGTCCGTCCGCGTCCTGCTCGGCCCCGCCACCCCGGACACGTACATCGAACACCCCGAACTCCGCGCGGGCGGCGTCGAACTGGACTGGCGCCGCACCCAGGACGGGGTGGTCCACGCGTCCACCCTGGAGGGCGTGGCGGCGGGTCTGGCTTGGGCGGCGGGCCAGTGGCCCCGGCGCTTCGAGGTCGCGGCCCTGCTGGAGGACCCGTCCCGTACGGAGGAGCTGGCGCGGGACCGCTGGTTCGACTAG
- a CDS encoding calcium-binding protein, with protein MRVSVTAAAAVTGALTLSALAVPASQAAQTARPAERPVIKKVVVNGGKPIVVGTKSRQKVAVSITASSPSGIADAYVFLWHGHIDEVDAVLGQDQPHGTCTVAPADPTTSTCTATITVDPRSGLGRNTLAGTWQAAGGAVAATGDRNDESVNETAASVRLQRFSKLTVNAAPEPVKKGKTITVTGKLTRANWDTATYKGYAAQPVKLQFKKKGAKSYTTVKTVKTSSTGTLKTTVKASVDGHWRYSFAGTSTTPAVSATGDYVDVR; from the coding sequence ATGCGCGTTTCCGTCACCGCCGCCGCCGCCGTCACCGGCGCGCTGACCCTGTCCGCCCTCGCCGTCCCCGCCTCGCAGGCCGCTCAGACCGCCCGCCCGGCGGAGCGTCCCGTCATCAAGAAGGTCGTCGTCAACGGCGGCAAGCCCATCGTGGTGGGCACCAAGTCCCGGCAGAAGGTCGCCGTCTCGATCACGGCCTCCTCCCCGTCCGGGATAGCGGACGCCTACGTGTTCCTCTGGCACGGCCACATCGACGAGGTCGACGCCGTACTGGGCCAGGACCAGCCCCACGGCACGTGCACCGTGGCACCCGCCGACCCGACCACATCGACCTGCACGGCCACGATCACGGTCGACCCGCGCTCCGGCCTCGGCCGCAACACCCTGGCCGGGACCTGGCAGGCGGCAGGGGGCGCGGTCGCCGCGACCGGCGACAGGAACGACGAGAGCGTGAACGAGACGGCGGCCTCGGTCCGGCTCCAGCGCTTCTCCAAGCTGACGGTGAACGCTGCCCCGGAGCCCGTGAAGAAGGGCAAGACCATCACGGTCACCGGCAAGCTGACGCGCGCCAACTGGGACACCGCGACGTACAAGGGGTACGCGGCTCAGCCCGTGAAGCTCCAGTTCAAGAAGAAGGGTGCCAAGAGCTACACGACGGTGAAGACCGTCAAGACCAGCTCCACCGGCACCCTGAAGACCACGGTGAAGGCGTCCGTGGACGGTCACTGGCGTTACAGCTTCGCCGGTACGTCGACCACCCCGGCCGTCTCCGCCACCGGTGACTACGTCGACGTGCGGTAG
- a CDS encoding calcium-binding protein, with product MRIRATVAAVSGALALSALAVPAAQADDSRPTSGGSSFTAPQPAQGGQAKRTAGVSAKAAKVKITSAVVNGGKPIVLAANAKKTVSFSTTATGSGLIGTAPFIWVGKNVNTAFGVGPNEKGFTCKGVNATTTTCKGTITLNPAKLKNAQAANWHVGVVAVTEDGDQIQKDSVSRVKVQRLGKLTADASPEPVKKGKTITVTGKLTRANWETKKYAGYAAQPVKLQFKKKGAKSYTTVKTVKTSSTGALKTTVKASVDGHWRYSFAGTSTTPTVTSAADFLDVK from the coding sequence ATGCGTATCCGTGCCACTGTGGCAGCCGTCTCCGGCGCCCTGGCCCTCTCCGCCCTCGCAGTACCGGCCGCGCAGGCCGATGACAGCCGTCCGACGTCGGGTGGCTCCTCCTTCACCGCACCGCAGCCCGCACAGGGCGGCCAGGCGAAGCGCACCGCCGGTGTGAGCGCGAAGGCCGCGAAGGTCAAGATCACCTCGGCGGTCGTCAACGGCGGCAAGCCGATCGTGCTCGCCGCCAACGCGAAGAAGACGGTCTCCTTCTCCACCACGGCGACCGGCTCCGGCCTCATCGGCACCGCCCCGTTCATCTGGGTCGGCAAGAACGTCAACACCGCCTTCGGTGTCGGGCCCAACGAGAAGGGGTTCACCTGCAAGGGGGTCAACGCGACCACCACGACCTGCAAGGGGACCATCACGCTCAACCCGGCCAAGCTGAAGAACGCCCAGGCGGCCAACTGGCACGTCGGCGTGGTGGCGGTGACCGAGGACGGCGACCAGATCCAGAAGGACTCCGTCTCCCGCGTCAAGGTCCAGCGCCTGGGCAAGCTGACCGCCGACGCCTCCCCGGAGCCGGTGAAGAAGGGCAAGACCATCACGGTCACCGGCAAGCTGACGCGCGCCAATTGGGAGACGAAGAAGTACGCGGGGTACGCGGCTCAGCCCGTGAAGCTCCAGTTCAAGAAGAAGGGTGCCAAGAGCTACACGACGGTGAAGACCGTCAAGACCAGCTCCACCGGTGCTCTGAAGACCACGGTGAAGGCGTCCGTGGACGGTCACTGGCGTTACAGCTTCGCCGGTACGTCGACCACCCCGACGGTGACGTCCGCCGCCGACTTCCTCGACGTGAAGTAG
- a CDS encoding DUF5707 domain-containing protein, giving the protein MRIRATVAAVSGALALSALAVPAAQADDRRPSDGASAFSVPAAPKGAKARSAAAAAAAEKQGDTKVLSVVANGGKPLVVGTKSKQKFSIEITATDDSGIADAATILWVGKTFEDKDTFYFDQNESRASCKVVKVNTSTCKLTVTFDPSEMINSDAANWHIGAAAFANDDDYSVNENAGRVRVQRFSKLTVNASPEPVKKGKTITVTGKLTRANWDTATYKGYAAQPVKLQFKKKGAKSYTTVKTVKTSSTGTLKTTVKASVDGHWRYSFAGTSTTPAVSAAGDFVDVK; this is encoded by the coding sequence ATGCGTATTCGTGCCACTGTGGCAGCCGTCTCCGGCGCCCTGGCCCTCTCCGCCCTCGCAGTACCGGCCGCGCAGGCCGACGACCGCCGCCCCTCGGACGGCGCCTCCGCCTTCTCCGTGCCCGCCGCCCCCAAGGGGGCCAAGGCCCGGTCGGCCGCCGCTGCCGCGGCCGCCGAGAAGCAGGGCGACACCAAGGTCCTCTCCGTGGTCGCCAACGGCGGCAAGCCGCTGGTCGTGGGCACCAAGTCGAAGCAGAAGTTCTCCATCGAGATCACGGCGACCGACGACTCGGGCATCGCGGACGCGGCGACGATCCTCTGGGTCGGCAAGACCTTCGAGGACAAGGACACCTTCTACTTCGACCAGAACGAGAGCAGGGCTTCCTGCAAGGTCGTGAAGGTGAACACGTCGACCTGCAAGCTCACGGTCACCTTCGACCCCTCGGAGATGATCAACTCCGACGCCGCCAACTGGCACATCGGCGCGGCGGCCTTCGCCAACGACGACGACTACTCGGTGAACGAGAACGCCGGCAGGGTGCGCGTCCAGCGCTTCTCCAAGCTGACGGTGAACGCCTCCCCGGAGCCGGTGAAGAAGGGCAAGACCATCACGGTCACCGGCAAGCTGACGCGCGCCAACTGGGACACCGCGACGTACAAGGGGTACGCGGCTCAGCCCGTGAAGCTCCAGTTCAAGAAGAAGGGTGCCAAGAGCTACACGACGGTGAAGACCGTCAAGACCAGCTCCACCGGCACCCTGAAGACCACGGTGAAGGCGTCCGTGGACGGTCACTGGCGCTACAGCTTCGCCGGTACGTCGACCACCCCGGCCGTCTCGGCCGCCGGTGACTTCGTCGACGTGAAGTAG